GCTTCATTCAGGCTTGCTCTGATAAGGCTAAAAGCTTGTTGAGGTATTTCCACCATCTATCACtgattaataataattactgGATGTACTTGGTTCTGGGATGGGCTCCAACCTCCTGTGATTTTTTTCATTAGTAAAACTAAATTACATGAAGGGATTGAATCGTACACAAGGGTCTGCAGAGTTCttcctttcattttgaaagtgTTGAACGTTTTGACATAGAGTACAAACTGGAAAGTACAGTCTGCAGGAAACCAAGGGCCAATTGTAGGGCATCCTAAATGTTAATGATTAGAATATTTGAGGGTGCGATGAGCTTTAGAAATAACAGGTTGTGACATAGTGTAAGTCAAGATCTGTTTAAAGTGCAATCCCTTAGTTATTGCTCTGATGTTATAAAACAGCCTCACAAGACCGTTTTTGGCTCAAGCATTAGCAGGAagtacaaataacaaataaatataaaataaaataaaggaatagAAAAAATTGCAATTTGTGGATCACCAAAGCTGAAACATGGGACTGCAGCAAGAGAAAGTTCCTTTCCACTGGTCCAATGAGAAAAAAATCATTAGGTATCCAATTGAAAAGGTTATTCCGCAAAAAAATATGGTTTAAAAGCTGTGTGATTGACATTTCTATACACatagaaaaaacaaagcacTTCTGAGTTCACTTGAGCTATTTTGAAAGAAGAAACCCCTTGATAGTCTTGAGCGGTGCATTGTTAGATCTGCTAGCACAGATGAAACAATCGTTATTTAGAATGGGTTACTGGCTGACcgaataacacaaaaaacaatataaaaacccAAAACCTGCCACAGCTTAACACAGAATTTGGCATTAGAGCATTGTAAAAGGCACGAGAAAACAATGTTTCACATGCACGTTTATTTATCATGAGCTTTATCATTTGTCTGATTCCCTTGTCTCAAAAAGCCATGTTTCAAGCTAATTAGTAACATGAGAAATGAGGTCCATGTGCAAAGGTACAAAAGACCAGTGGTGATAAACATTAATGAGGGAAAATAAAAGCAGGAGTTTttacagtggcggctggtcttATAGAGGGCAATGAGTTTTGGGCATAACCCCCTCGCCGCCCTACGCTGAGCTCTCGTCAGGGCGAGTCTCTGACACGCCGGTTAACTACATAACAAGAGCAAGGACgagcagtgtccttccaagaagacccgacccaaACTCGGTACGGGTGAAGAATTTTGCaggagaaactagaggtaaaacagctggacccagagcAGCCCGACCTCACAACCAGGCAacggaccggcgtgaaagggaagccgcacattcaacgcttctgtagagacttctacacctggatgtttagctagctagttagctacacgCTAAAGCCGTGTATGACGTTGTCGTGTTAAGGTTTATATCGCTacctgcgacgcacacaggactgcggaaaggacacacaaccaggacgtggatgaaaacagagacattttatccaaaataattcatcgTGTGacgttttgtggggcttttcaGTAGGTCTTTCCTCATCACACTGATCGGGTGTTTTTCCAACACAATAGATTCATAGGtgctcaatatatacatatacatgttataaaagattttatataaatatattttgatatatatttaatatgatatattatataatattctgcatattgtttatatattcaatgatatactgaattgtttgaatacaattattattatgttaaactgttggaataaagtAATACtgcgtgtttgatacccttttttggcattgaatcatactgggatgtttactgaaaaggattggctggccctaccaaaaaatccaccagctgccactgTGTTTTTATGATGTTTGTGTATCTTACTTGAACAAATGTTAACCTTTAATCCTTGTGTCTCACATGAATGGAATGGTGAGTTTCTGTTCAGTCACTCCTTGGTACATTCCTGCCCTTACTAGCCGAACATAACATAGAAAAAACAGAACCGCTCTGTTACTACACTACGGCATTATTCTGCTTCTGTTACTATATTAAGCGCGCACATGAAAGGCGGAAGTGCGCTTGCGTCAAAATGCGGTAACAAGGGACTCGCGGAACCATTCTGCGCATGCGCGCAGCGTGCCTATCAGATGAGAACGGACGAGTCTGGAAATGTACCGAGGAGCCGACGACACCCACCCAGTCACTTCAGTGGGCACCGCGTCGGGGTGCGCGTGGAGGACGTCCTCCCCGTGTCTACTCAGCGCGTCCTGGTGTGGAACTCTATTCAGTTAAACATCCAATAAACCCATGGGAGTACAATTTCATATTTTGGTGGATCGACTAGACACCAAAACTAAATTTCCGCTTCAGTGATTCTCAGACGTGGATTATCTCGGGAACTGGACCGTCAGCCTAATGTACCCACTGTAATTTCACacgcctttttttcccttcttttttttacaaggaaTGACGGGACTGATGAAACTAAAGCCGTGTCCTGGAATATGTTTCTTTCGGTCCGCAGCTCTCAATAAAGACACATCTATTGGGCAAATACCGGCGTCAAAATGCGGACTTTATGAGATGTGTGTTGCTTGTAAAGTGTGTCGAGATTATGTAGAGAAGACGAGAACAAGAGTTACAAACACCTCTTTCAAGAGGTGTTATAAAGCCGATGGCGCGAGTGTATGAAAACCACGCGCGTCCATGTTGCGTGTTTTGCCGTCGGCTCGTCCGGTCCGCGGGTATTCAGAGGCGGTGAATTACCGACAACAACCCCGCAGTGTCCCTTTCTTTGCACAACGCCATTTTGTGTGACTCTACAGTACTTGCGACGTCGTCAGCCATTTTGCCTTCTTTCCCTTTCCACGTCGACAGCCACGGGAGACACGAGTGGAAGGCGGAATAACGACTTAGCGGCCCTTAGGTTGAGCTAACTCGATTAACGTGTAATTAAAACCAACTCACCCATGGCCCCAGGTGTTGGGAGGGGAGTTAATGTCTGCGTTTGTTCGCCCTCCCGCCGCCTGAATAACGGGGGGAACTGAGCTGTGTCGTTCCTTTGAAAGATGATTTGAGATCACGTTATAATTTAACTAACACGTATTTGTTTTACTGCAAATAAAATAGACGTGAACCGTGTGTGTTGGTCTCGTTATGCATTTTAACTGGCTTTGAAATGCATAACTAGTTCAATGCAGCCTTCactatgtataatatgtattttacatgcaTTTGTGTCGACTGCGTGGCTCTAAacgtgatatatatatatatatatatatatataaacgcTACTTCAGTTGCTGGAAAGGACATGAAACACATTCTTGAACCTCCTTGTTGAGGAAAAATGCAAAACGTGTCTTATTTTGACCGGCATCTATCAATTGGTAGTGGAAAGGGTTACAAGCTCTGTGGAACAACGATGAACAAAGCCATCGTCTCCCACACAGTCCAGCATCGATTCAACAAAGACCCCTAATATAACATCCAAGGCCTAAGGTTTGTCTCCGAGTGAGTGTCAATGATTCTCTGGATCATACAATTATTCCAtatgattgtgtgtttttaattacatttttagataACATTTTCAAAGATATTTAATGGCAGGGTCCtcctgggatttttttttttaatgaaaacattacattttaagtaCAAAGCCATTCATTTTTGACGTGGAAATAAGAGCACTTATAGTGTCATTGAAGTGGAGTGCCAGAGGACTGTGAAATCCCACAGGGTCTATCTGTGATGCTGCTGCTCTTGTGTCTGTGGTCTTCGTTGATCTCTTTTCGCGTAGTGTGTGTAATCCTCTTCGTCCTGTGTGTACATATGAACACACATTAATCACATCATATTATATAATACATCATATTAACACTATTGAACATTTGTGCGGGGGCTCCAATCATATGTTTTTAAGGTTAAtcctataaaaaacaaaaactatttcCTCAACCTATTTCAACTCATGTTTTAAAGCAAATTTACAGGTAAAGAGCTTTTTTAACAAGGTTTGCTCAGTGAGAGTAAAAGTAGGTTCAGTATTCTGAGTCAACACTGTGACCTGAATCCGTCCTGGGGATCTTATACCTTCTCCACCTGGGACACAAGTTTGAGAAGTTCTCATCTTGGGACCCAGTCTAACGAACACATTGATATTGTGCCCCAGTTTTGGGGTCCCGGTGGACAGAAAGtgcttttgccccccccccgcccccgcgcTGCTTCCAGGGAGAATCACTGACCTGTGATAATGCGGCATCTAGCAGATCCTTAGTGGGGATTAGACAGCTGGCCTCACCCAGGAAACACATTAGAATGTGGAGCACGTCGGCCCAACGTCCAACAGTCAGCATCAGGACCATCAAACCGCCGAGACGCACCACCACGGCGTTCAGGACTGCCTGGCCCCCGGGCGTACGGTGCTGCTCATCTGATGAGCCAAAACACATCGTTATCATTGCATGTTTATACAATTTATATAGATGTATAAAAATAGAGATATGCGTCCAAATGATGAATTATTCCTTATTTTTCTGGGGCCCAGGTGATCAGTGCCTCGTGAGTGTTGCACCGTAATCTCTCGTTTCTCACCCTGCATGTACACAACCAGCAGTGTGTAGCAGATAGTCAACGGCGTCCAAAACCTGAGGGCCTCAGTTGCAGAGATGAAGTGTTGATTGATGATTGACACGGCGCCCACCACAGCCACAGAGAACGTAATGATCATAGTCCTGCAGAGGCAGGGCTGCAGGCGGCGGCCCGATGCGAGCAGGCCGATGCAAATTCCGCAGTAGCGCTGCGAGCTGTGGAGTTTATACAGAGACAGGACGTGGTGCAGCAGGAGCGTGGCCTGCCTCGCTAGGAACCAGCTCAGCGCTGCGGCCAGGAGTAAACTT
This sequence is a window from Pungitius pungitius chromosome 1, fPunPun2.1, whole genome shotgun sequence. Protein-coding genes within it:
- the tmem82 gene encoding transmembrane protein 82, encoding MLSFFTSLIPTSYFLPGWLTPDTNPGHSLLQGLVGACGVSVLCSLLRLHLFLKEESWSDKSDTSSQRTASHQRRTTTGLVGKLQFLFVAGTLAVVGSRVASLVVLEFCLRAISGLVTAGPESKKFVQQLLIQSQFSLGCALTCSLHFLHEGAPQRWLSLLLAAALSWFLARQATLLLHHVLSLYKLHSSQRYCGICIGLLASGRRLQPCLCRTMIITFSVAVVGAVSIINQHFISATEALRFWTPLTICYTLLVVYMQDEQHRTPGGQAVLNAVVVRLGGLMVLMLTVGRWADVLHILMCFLGEASCLIPTKDLLDAALSQDEEDYTHYAKRDQRRPQTQEQQHHR